A region of Liolophura sinensis isolate JHLJ2023 chromosome 8, CUHK_Ljap_v2, whole genome shotgun sequence DNA encodes the following proteins:
- the LOC135473523 gene encoding eukaryotic translation initiation factor 3 subunit A-like, whose amino-acid sequence MGNLNSGTYLEDDRNPGTPLEDDRNPGTPLEDDMNPGTPLEDDMNPGTPLQDDRNPGTPLEDNRNPGTPLEDDRNPGTPLEDNRNPGTPSHGNLNPAMTSDDDNWNPVNPSHGNLNLATKSDGKLNPVNPSDSNSIPPEPSE is encoded by the exons ATGGGCAATTTGAATTCCGGTACATATTTAGAGGATGATAGGAATCCTGGCACACCTTTAGAGGACGATAGGAATCCTGGCACACCTTTAGAGGACGATATGAACCCTGGCACACCTTTAGAGGACGATATGAACCCTGGCACACCTTTACAGGACGATAGGAATCCTGGCACACCTTTAGAGGACAATAGGAATCCTGGCACACCTTTAGAGGACGATAGGAATCCCGGCACACCTTTAGAGGACAATAGGAATCCTGGCACACCTTCACATGGCAACTTGAACCCTGCCATGACTTCAGATG ATGATAACTGGAATCCAGTCAATCCTTCACATGGCAATTTGAATCTGGCCACAAAATCAGATGGCAAGTTGAATCCAGTCAATCCTTCAGATAGTAATTCGATTCCTCCAGAACCTTCAGAATAG
- the LOC135472329 gene encoding uncharacterized protein LOC135472329, whose product MMQELPGTSDSNRDLSFLEAVLQKKDVDLSLQKSEAGSRVSVLRQNGNVSRPSSLSKRGSINLSRQSLDSSKDSLVYRCESSPVSRLLVSLGHLSLVALILAVLAVQLLLSIAQVNYAPSHDTLVNNSFVFEDVLEVGVAMTTLVVVLNLCCLIVCTMQVFFVAKILSLPQGEERAKKYLAECSSSRLMAVMGFFVSVPAFFISLILFTLLKFRSTPAIVSTGVLAVGILMCLLTMMQNTYHWRVEKERADDGFPAYDPPPSSMYKSAPLELGPTKSELSTLV is encoded by the exons ATGATGCAGGAGTTGCCAGGAACCTCCGATAGTAACAGGGACCTCAGCTTCCTGGAGGCCGTCCTGCAGAAAAAAGACGTGGACCTCAGTTTACAGAAGAGCGAGGCAGGCTCGCGGGTCTCTGTTCTTCGGCAGAACGGCAACGTGAGCCGCCCATCGAGCCTCTCCAAGAGAGGCAGCATCAACCTGTCGCGACAGAGCCTGGACTCGTCCAAAGATTCGCTGGTCTATCGCTGTGAGAGCAGCCCAGTGTCGAGACTCCTGGTCAGTCTGGGTCACTTGTCCCTGGTTGCCCTCATCCTGGCCGTGCTGGCAGTACAGCTACTACTCTCCATAGCACAGGTAAACTACGCCCCCAGTCATGATACTCTTGTCAACAACTCCTTTGTGTTCGAGGATGTGCTGGAAGTGGGTGTTGCCATGACAACTCTTGTGGTGGTCCTCAACCTGTGCTGCCTCATTGTCTGCACAATGCAGGTTTTCTTTGTGGCCAAAATTCTCAGTCTGCCTCAGGGTGAAGAAAG GGCCAAGAAGTATTTGGCTGAATGCTCCAGCAGCCGCCTTATGGCCGTCATGGGGTTCTTTGTTTCTGTTCCAGCATTCTTTATCA GTTTGATACTGTTCACACTCCTGAAGTTCCGATCAACCCCTGCGATTGTGTCCACAGGCGTACTGGCCGTGGGCATCCTAATGTGTCTGTTAACCATGATGCAGAATACATACCACTGGCGTGTGGAGAAAGAGAGGGCGGATGATGGGTTCCCAGCCTACGACCCGCCACCCAGTTCCATGTACAAATCTGCCCCACTAGAATTAGGCCCTACAAAGAGTGAGCTGTCCACACTTGTCTGA